A DNA window from Pogona vitticeps strain Pit_001003342236 chromosome 2, PviZW2.1, whole genome shotgun sequence contains the following coding sequences:
- the LOC140704114 gene encoding dnaJ homolog subfamily B member 8: protein MVNYYQVLGLHQNASQEDIKKAYRKLALKWHPDKNPYNKEEAEKKFKTVSEAYEVLSDPQKRSLYDRPVKEPRYRGRGPSEGHFHHPFDFDFVFRSPEEIFREFFEGMGIFDTDFWDNQLEDDNSGGESRREPTSLFSGLGAFANFGFNALGSGVHRVFSGGSFGDDSSESHNIRSISTSTEVINGRRITTRKIVVNGQERVEIEEDGQLKSVRVNGKEQLKC, encoded by the coding sequence ATGGTTAATTATTACCAAGTCCTAGGGCTGCATCAAAATGCCTCACAAGAAGATATCAAGAAGGCCTACCGCAAGTTGGCATTAAAATGGCATCCTGACAAGAACCCTTATAACAAGGAAGAAGCTGAGAAGAAATTCAAGACAGTTTCTGAGGCCTATGAAGTTCTGTCAGACCCTCAGAAACGTTCTCTCTATGACAGGCCTGTCAAAGAGCCAAGGTACAGAGGGAGAGGACCATCTGAGGGACACTTTCACCACCCATTTGATTTCGACTTTGTATTCCGCAGTCCTGAGGAGATCTTCAGGGAGTTTTTTGAAGGAATGGGCATCTTTGATACTGACTTTTGGGACAACCAATTGGAAGATGACaacagtggaggggaaagcagaaggGAACCCACAAGTCTCTTTTCAGGACTTGGTGCCTTTGCCAATTTTGGATTCAATGCACTTGGGTCTGGTGTCCACAGAGTGTTCTCAGGCGGGTCTTTTGGAGACGACAGCAGTGAATCACATAACATCAGGTCTATTTCGACTTCTACCGAAGTGATCAATGGACGAAGAATCACCACACGAAAAATTGTTGTGAATGGGCAAGAAAGAGTTGAAATCGAGGAGGATGGTCAACTGAAGTCCGTAAGAGTAAATGGAAAAGAGCAGTTGAAATGCTAG